The genomic region GAAAATATAGAAGTTTGTAATGCAATAGGAGCACATCATGATGAAATAGAAATGAAAGTATTAATATCTCCTATTATACAAGTTTCCGATTCTATTAGTGGAGCTCGTCCTGGTGTAAGAAGAAATTCATTTGAATCGTATTCAAAAAGATTAAAAAATTTGGAAGACATTGCCTTTAGTTTTGATGGAGTTAAAAAGGCTTTTGCTATACAAGCAGGAAGAGAATTACGTGTTTTAGTTGAAAGTGATAAAATTGATGATAAAAAAGCTTTTCAATTATCTTGTGACATCACAGAAAAAATAAAAAACGAAATGACTTATCCTGGTCAAATTAAAGTAACAGTGATTAGAGAAACTCGAGCAGTACAAATAGCTAGATAATAAAATAATAAAATTATGAAAGACTCTCCTATTACTTCTTTTATCAAAAAATACTTTCTTCATTTTAATGCTTTGACTTTATCAGAAGCAGCTAAAGCATATAAATATCACATTCAAAATAATGGAAAAATGATGATCACAATAGCAGGAGCAATGAGCACTGCAGAACTAGGTAAAATTTTATCTGAAATGATACGAAAAAATCAAGTTCATATTATTTCTTGTACAGGAGCTAATTTAGAAGAAGATATATTGAATTTAATCGCTCATTCTTATTACAAAAAGATACTCAACTATAGAGATTTAACTCCTGATGAGGAAAAAAAATTCTTAAAAAAAGGTTATTATAGAGTAACAGATACTTGTATTCCAGAAGAACAAGCATTTAAAGAATTACAAAAGCATATATTAAAAGTATGGACAAGAGCCAAAGAAAAATCAGAGCGTTATTTTCCTCATGAATATATTTATCAATTATTATTAGAAAATATTTTAAAACCCTATTATGATATGGATTCGGAAGATAGTTGGGTATTAGCTGCTGCAAAAAAAAATATACCTATAATAGTTCCAGGATGGGAAGATAGTACAATGGGAAATATTTTTTCCTCATATTGTATGAAAAAAATATTTCAACCTTTTCTTGTAAAAAACGGAATTGAATATATGATTTTTTTAGCCAAATGGTATCAAAAAGAATCTATCAAACATAAAATAGGTTTTTTTCAAATTGGAGGTGGAATATCAGGGGATTTCCCTATTTGTGTCGTCCCTATGTTATCTCAAGATATTGGATTTTATCCGACTCCATTTTGGTCTTATTTCTGTCAAATTTCTGATTCAACAACGAGTTATGGATCTTATTCTGGAGCTATTCCCAACGAAAAAATTACTTGGGGGAAACTTGATAAAGATACTCCAAAATTTATCATTGAATCAGATGCAACTATAGTTGCTCCCCTTATTTTTGCATATATATTAAATATGTAATTATTTATTTTAAATTTTAATCTATGTAACTTTGAATATAAAATATAAATATAAAATATTTTTGTGATGAATATATATGATCTTATTGTTATTGGATCTGGTCCAGGAGGATATATATCCGCTATCAGAGCAAGTCAACTAGGACTTCGTACGGCTATTATAGAAAAATATCAAAAATTAGGCGGAACATGTTTAAATGTGGGCTGTATTCCTTCTAAATCTCTTTTAGATTCTTCTAAATATTTTTCGTTAGCTAAAAATGATTATTCTTCACATGGAATTTTTTTTGAAAAACTATTTTTTGATTTCAAAAAAATGATGGATAGAAAAAATGAAGTAGTTAAAAATATAAATAATGGAATCAAATATTTAATGAAAAAAAATAAAATTGATTTATATCAAGGAATAGGTTCATTTAAAACTCAAAATATTCTGTCCATAAACATAAAAGATAAAGAATCGTTACAAGAAAAAGAAAAAATAAAATTCAAATACTGTATAATATCCACAGGATCTAAACCTTTATGCTTCCCCCACTTAAATTTTTCTCTAAAAAATAGAATTATTTCTTCCACAGAAGCTATTAATTTAAAAGAAATTCCAAAAAAATTAATCATAATTGGAGGAGGGATAATCGGATTAGAATTAGGTTCTATTTTTAATAGATTGGGGAGCAAAATTATTATTATAGAAACCATGGATCGAATTATATCAAATATGGATGACTCTTTAAGTCAAGAAATACGAAAAATATTAGAAAAATCTTCTATTCAAATAGAAACCTCTTTATCTATTTGTAATGTTTTTAAAGAAAACAATGAAGAAATATCTGTTATTGGAAAATATTCCAATCATGAAAAAAAAATTAAATTCACAGGAAATTATTGTTTATTGTCAATAGGAAGAAAACCGTATACGAAAAATATAGGTTTAGAAAATATAAATATTAAAATAAATAAAGAAGGATTTATAGTTGTAGATGATGATTTACAAACATCTGTAAAAAATATATATGCAATAGGAGATGTGATTGGAGGAAAAATGTTAGCACATAAGGCTGAAGAAGAAGGATTATATGTAGTAGAACACATAACAGGACAAAAACCAAATAAATTAAATTATGATTTAATTCCATCTATAATTTATACTTTTCCTGAAATAGCAAGTGTAGGTCGATCAGAACATGAAATCAAAAAAGATAAAATAGAATATAATATAGGAATTTTTCCTATGAAAATGCTAGGAAGAGCTCGTGCTAGTGGTTATACGAATGGATTTTTAAAAATGATTTCTCACAAAAAAACAGATGAAATATTAGGTGTTCATATAATTTCGGATCATGCTGCAGATATGATTATGGAAGCATCTATTGCTATGGAATTCAGATCTTCTTCAGAAGACATATATAGAATATGTCATCCTCATCCTACCTTCAGTGAAGCATTTAAAGAAGCCGCTTTATTGAACTTCGAAAAACGCTCTATACACATGTAATCACACATTTTTAATGCCAAAAAATAGTTTTTTTTCCTATTCTTTTTAAGAAATCGTTTGTTTTTTTAAAATGTTTAGAACCCAAAAAACCCATATGAGCAGAAAAAGGGGATGGATGTGAAGTTTGTAAAACATAATGATTATGAAGAAAGTTAATCAAAGATATTTTTTTTTGAGCATATTTACCCCATAA from Blattabacterium cuenoti harbors:
- a CDS encoding deoxyhypusine synthase family protein, whose product is MKDSPITSFIKKYFLHFNALTLSEAAKAYKYHIQNNGKMMITIAGAMSTAELGKILSEMIRKNQVHIISCTGANLEEDILNLIAHSYYKKILNYRDLTPDEEKKFLKKGYYRVTDTCIPEEQAFKELQKHILKVWTRAKEKSERYFPHEYIYQLLLENILKPYYDMDSEDSWVLAAAKKNIPIIVPGWEDSTMGNIFSSYCMKKIFQPFLVKNGIEYMIFLAKWYQKESIKHKIGFFQIGGGISGDFPICVVPMLSQDIGFYPTPFWSYFCQISDSTTSYGSYSGAIPNEKITWGKLDKDTPKFIIESDATIVAPLIFAYILNM
- the lpdA gene encoding dihydrolipoyl dehydrogenase, with protein sequence MNIYDLIVIGSGPGGYISAIRASQLGLRTAIIEKYQKLGGTCLNVGCIPSKSLLDSSKYFSLAKNDYSSHGIFFEKLFFDFKKMMDRKNEVVKNINNGIKYLMKKNKIDLYQGIGSFKTQNILSINIKDKESLQEKEKIKFKYCIISTGSKPLCFPHLNFSLKNRIISSTEAINLKEIPKKLIIIGGGIIGLELGSIFNRLGSKIIIIETMDRIISNMDDSLSQEIRKILEKSSIQIETSLSICNVFKENNEEISVIGKYSNHEKKIKFTGNYCLLSIGRKPYTKNIGLENINIKINKEGFIVVDDDLQTSVKNIYAIGDVIGGKMLAHKAEEEGLYVVEHITGQKPNKLNYDLIPSIIYTFPEIASVGRSEHEIKKDKIEYNIGIFPMKMLGRARASGYTNGFLKMISHKKTDEILGVHIISDHAADMIMEASIAMEFRSSSEDIYRICHPHPTFSEAFKEAALLNFEKRSIHM